The genomic window CTTCCATTATTAATCTGGGCTTATCCAGCAGAATACAAGGATAGAAACAGTGCTTCGCAAACTACACAAAACTCAAATGAATTTACTTTCCCATATTATGGATCATTTGTTTATTGGGTAACCAAAGGATATGTTGTTTTAGATGATGCAGCGTTTCCAATTATTGGAGAAGGAAATACAGAGCCAAATGATAATTTCGTTTCACAATTAGTAGACAATGCGGCCGCAGCAATTGATGCAGTTGATGCTTTAGGATATATTAATCGCAAAAAAGTGGCTGTAGGCGGACATTCGTATGGTGCATTTATGACAGCAAATTTATTGACACATTCTAATTTGTTTGCCTGTGGAATTGCAAGAAGCGGTGCTTACAACAGAACTCTAACTCCGTTTGGTTTTCAAACTGAACAGCGAAATTACTGGGAAGTTCCTGAAGTTTACAACACGATGTCGCCTTTTATGAATGCAGACAAAATGAAAACTCCTCTATTACTGGTTCATGGCGAAGCCGATAATAATCCTGGAACTTTCACATTGCAGACAGAACGTTATTTCCAAGCGTTAAAAGGTTTAGGAGCACCTGCAAGAATGGTAATTCTTCCAAAAGAATCTCATGGTTATGCTGCTAAAGAAAATATTTTACACCTTCTTTGGGAACAAGATCAGTTTTTAGAGAAATATTTAAAGAATTAATACCTCATTAATTTCAAAAAACAAACCCGACAGATTTTTAAAATCTGTCGGGTTTGTTTTTTTGTATTTTCTACTTTCTCGTTTTATTTACAAATAATTCAAAGCCAAAAACACTTCCTGTTCAAGCGGTAAATCTATTTCGCTTTCAAAGAAAATTAATTGTCTTTTATAAACAGTTTCAATTAAATAATGACTTCCTCGAAAGTAAGTTCTTCGAATTTTTACCATCAACTTAGATTCTGAAACCATCTTAAATTGATGCGGATACACTAAAGTTTTATGCGTCTCGTCTTCGTATGATAATAATAAGTGAGTCGGAATCTCATTTACTTCTCCAAATAAAGAAGCTACATATTTAATTTTTGGATCTTCGTAAATTTTTGCAGGCTCATCTTTTACAATTAATTCTCCGTTTCGCATTACAATTGCCTGATCTGCAAATGACAAAGCATCTGTACTATCGTGTGTTGCAATAATACAGGTAATTCCTTTTTGTTTCAAATAACGAAACAAATTACGGCGAAGTGCATTTTTTCTAAAAGCATCGATCTGGCTAAAAGGTTCATCTAATAAAATTACTTCTGGTTCTAAAGCCAAAACTCTAACTAAAGCTACTCGCTGCTGTTGACCTCCACTCAAAAACTTTGTTTTTACATTAGAAAATTGTTCCATTTCTACCATCTCCAACAATTCCTGAACACGTAGTTTTTTCATATTGGCGAATCCATTAGAAAGGAATTTTCCAACATTTTCTGCAACTGTTTCATACGGAGACAAATCGAAATCCTGAGCTAGGTATTTCATATATGGCATTCCCGGAATCAAATTAAATTTTGGACCTAAGACAGGTTTATCACCATAAAAAATCTTTCCTTCATCCAAGTCATACAAACCATAAATTAATTTAAGAAGCGTACTTTTTCCGCATCCGCTTTCGCCGATAATGGAAATATTCTGCCCTTTCTCAATAGTAAATGAGATGTCTTTTATAACGGGTTTGTCTGTATACGAAAAGGATATATTTTGAATGTCAAGCATGAGTTGTAATATGAGAGGTCAAATTTACAATGTTTAATTTCTAATGTCAAAAAAAAGCTGCTTCAATTAAGACTTTTCATTTTAATTGTTTATAAAGAAAAAATAACCAAAAGTATTTTTCTTTTCTTCCTTCAACAACAACTTTGCTAGCTTCAATACTATTTCAAGCGTTTCCTTCATTTTAGCTCTTTAATTCGGCTAATATTTCTTCCGAAATGCTTTTTTTAATGTAGTACTACTTAATTAGAGATAGTTAAAGTATTAAAACAAAAATATTTTTTACAATAAATATTTTTGTTTAGTAACTTTTTACTTACATTGTCTTTGTTTTGTAAAAATTAAGATTTACAAAACAAAACAGCACTAATTTTCCCAAAATTGAACAAAATGGATTTTGGTACCCTATGAGTTCTTCTGAAGTTTATAAATTAGTAGGAGGTTCTCTTTATAATAGTTCTACAAACGAACAGACAAAAAATCAATATTCAAATGCCTGCGCTATAAGAGGATCCAGAGCATTATTATATTCTGGAATAAGTATACCTGTATTAAAATATGGTACTCCACCGTTACAGGCAACACAGAAAGGAGGAGATAATCTAAATTACATTTTATCAGCAAATAGCTTTAATAAGATTATGATTGATAAATTTGGAGACACAACAGATAAACTTGAAGGTGATGATGCAAATGATGCTGCCAAAATAGCTGATATACTTCGTGGAAAATCAGGAATATATGTTATTATAAATAAAAATCCTGGCATAAGTGGTGCAGGTTATTCAGGACATGTCGATGCAATTGTAAATGGTATTTGTATTTCAAACGCATATACGCAACCTAAAGGAGGCATATCATCAATAAGAATATGGACATGAATTAAAAAAATATGAGAACAATAACTATACTTTTTTTTGTATTATTTTACAATATGCTTTCATCTCAAATTATTAAAGGAGAAGAAACTTATTATATAGCAAATCAAGAGAAAAACTACTCTACTTACCATTTTGTAAAAAGCGAATACAGTATACGCTCATTTCAGATATTTGTCGTTAATATGATAAATTTTGAAAAAATAAAATCGAGTATACCCAAAACATTCTCAAGAAGACCAAAACAAGATTTCACTGATATTTATGTTTTAGGTATAGAGAATTTTGACAAGACTCAACTAATGGAAAATGAAAAAAAAATAATTGAAAATTATATAATTGAAATCAATAAGTATAGAGCTTTTTATAATTTATCTGTCATAGAAGATAGAGAGTTTATAGAAAAAAACTTTCTTCATTATATTGACAATGAAAAAGATTTATGTTTATACATGCTATGTCCGGACAAAAACTAAAAAGATAATGTCAATAATTTTAGTTTCATGTATTAGCTGTTGATTATATGGATTTTAGATTAATAATTATGAAAATAAAAATAAAAAATATAATCTTCTTGGAATACTTTATTCGTCAACAGCATTTGAATATCAACTTGGAAAAGATGAAAATCAATGGATAAACATGTATAAAACAGAAGTCTTTTTTAGCTGCCTTAAAAAGGGATAGAATGACCAAAGTGTTTTTTGATTTAATAGCAAAAAAAGATCTTTTTGTTCCTTATGAACCAATTTATGGAGAATACAATAAAATTGATTTGCTGACATCTAAAATGATAAAAGATATTCAAAATCCTATTTTATCCACATTGTAATGATTGTACTGAAGAAGAGAATCAAGAGATTCTAAAAAAGAATTATATCTGTGTAACTTGTTTAAATTATTATGCAAGCAGGGAACTGGATTTAATTGCCCAAAAAAGCATATGAAAAATTATTTAAGATCTGAGAAGAATAATTCTGATTAGAATTAGAATTTATTAATTCAATCATCAAAAAAAAGCTGCTTCAATTAAGAAACAGCTTTTTTTATATTTTATTTTATTCTGGTATTATTTTCCAGCTTCAGCTTTTGCGTCGTTAACCATTTTGTCATTTGCTGTAATTGAGAATTCAACACGACGGTTTTGAGCTCTTCCTTCTGGAGTATCATTTGTTGCAATTGGATCTGCAATTCCTAAACCTGAAGTTTTGAAACGGTTCGATTTTAAGCCTTTTGCAACTAAATAAGCCTGCACAGATGCAGCTCTTTGTCCAGAAAGTGTTAAGTTATATTCTGGTCTACCAGTATTATCAGTATATCCAAAAATCTGAATATCTGTATCTCCATATTCATTAAATACTGGAACTAATTTATCTAAGTTTGCTTTCGCTTGAGTTGTTAGAGTTGATTTATTAGTATCAAAACGAACTGAATTTTCATTTAAAGTTAAATGAATACCTTCTCCAACTCTTTCTACAGAAGCACCTGGTAAAGCTTGATCGATTTCACGAGCTTGTTTATCCATTTTGTTTCCAATAAGTGCACCAGTTCCACCACCAACAGCAGCTCCAATTGCAGCGCCTAAAGCAGCGTTTCCGCCTTTTCCTAAATTATTTCCTAATACAGCACCAATCACACCTCCGGCCACAACTCCAATTCCAGCACCTTTTTGTGTATTATTTGCATTTTTTACTGAATCACAACTAGTAAAAAAACTAGTTAGAACTAGTAAACTACTTAAACCTAAAACCGTTAACTTTCTCATCTTTTATATTTTTAAATATTAATTGGCTCTTTGAAATTGGTAAACCACGTCTTTAACCTGACCACCTACGTTAATGTTATCAATTAACTGAAATGAAGTTTCAGTTACACCTCCAACTTTTAGTAAATAACCATCTCTTACTTTCTTAGCTTTTTCACCAGCATCAAGAATTTTAAGTACTAATAAACCTTGGTTGTTGATACTCCATACAATTGGAGAAGAAAAGGCAGTACAACTTGGCGATGTTAAAGCCATAGTTCCTTTATTATTATTTGAGATAAAGCTCCAAGTACTTCCGATAAAACATTTTGAATCTGCTAGATCAAATGAATTTACTTTTATGTAATCTGAACCTGGATAAGATACATTGGTAAGAACCCAATTACCTTTTAAAGCTACTTGTGTTTTCTTGTCAAGTTTAGTTGAAAGAGCTGTTTCTGTTGAAGCTGTCGACGAAGCAGATTTACACGCAAAAAACAATGCGGCAATCATGCATATTAAGATACCTTTCTTCATTTTGTACAATTTTTTATAGATTAATACTTGCCTTTTTAACAATTATTGTACCACAAATATACGATTCATTCCAGAAAAAAATCTTTTACAATCTATTTATTTTCTTTCAGAATTAACATTTCCGACATTTTGTCACCCCAAAAACAATTGGTATTCTATTTGAATAAGTGAAAATCATCACATTAAAATAAAAATTAAAAATATGGCAACAGGTAAAATTAATGTTTCAGTAGAAAACATTTTTCCTTTAATTAAAAAGTTCTTATACAGCGACCATGAAATCTTCTTACGCGAGCTTGTTTCTAACGGTACCGATGCTACTTTAAAATTAAAACATCTTATCAGCATTGGCGAAGCTAAAGTAGAATATGGCAATCCGATCATTGAGGTTAAAGTGGACAAAGAAGGTAAAAAAATCCACATTATCGATCAAGGTTTGGGTATGACTGCTGATGAAGTAGAAAAATACATCAATCAAGTTGCTTTTTCGGGCGCTGAAGAATTCTTAGACAAATACAAAGATTCTGCTAAAGATTCTGGAATTATCGGACATTTTGGTCTTGGTTTTTATTCAGCATTTATGGTGGCTGAAAAAGTTGAAATCATCACAAAATCATACAAAGATGAACCAGCTGCGCATTGGACATGTGACGGAAGTCCTGAATTTACTTTAGAACCAGCTGACAAAACTTCACGCGGAACTGAAATCATTCTTCACATCGCAGAAGATTCACTTGAGTTTTTAGATGATTCTAAAATCAGTGGTTTATTGAATAAGTATAACAAGTTTATGCCTATTCCAATTAAATTTGGAACAAGAACAGAAACGCTTCCAAAACCAGAAGATGCTCCAGAAGATTACGTGAATGAAACTGTTGAAACTGACAACATCATTAACAACCCTAATCCAGCTTGGACAAAACAACCTTCTGAGTTATC from Flavobacterium fluviale includes these protein-coding regions:
- a CDS encoding ABC transporter ATP-binding protein; this translates as MLDIQNISFSYTDKPVIKDISFTIEKGQNISIIGESGCGKSTLLKLIYGLYDLDEGKIFYGDKPVLGPKFNLIPGMPYMKYLAQDFDLSPYETVAENVGKFLSNGFANMKKLRVQELLEMVEMEQFSNVKTKFLSGGQQQRVALVRVLALEPEVILLDEPFSQIDAFRKNALRRNLFRYLKQKGITCIIATHDSTDALSFADQAIVMRNGELIVKDEPAKIYEDPKIKYVASLFGEVNEIPTHLLLSYEDETHKTLVYPHQFKMVSESKLMVKIRRTYFRGSHYLIETVYKRQLIFFESEIDLPLEQEVFLALNYL
- a CDS encoding T6SS effector amidase Tae4 family protein encodes the protein MSSSEVYKLVGGSLYNSSTNEQTKNQYSNACAIRGSRALLYSGISIPVLKYGTPPLQATQKGGDNLNYILSANSFNKIMIDKFGDTTDKLEGDDANDAAKIADILRGKSGIYVIINKNPGISGAGYSGHVDAIVNGICISNAYTQPKGGISSIRIWT
- a CDS encoding OmpA family protein, whose product is MRKLTVLGLSSLLVLTSFFTSCDSVKNANNTQKGAGIGVVAGGVIGAVLGNNLGKGGNAALGAAIGAAVGGGTGALIGNKMDKQAREIDQALPGASVERVGEGIHLTLNENSVRFDTNKSTLTTQAKANLDKLVPVFNEYGDTDIQIFGYTDNTGRPEYNLTLSGQRAASVQAYLVAKGLKSNRFKTSGLGIADPIATNDTPEGRAQNRRVEFSITANDKMVNDAKAEAGK
- a CDS encoding lipocalin family protein; the protein is MKKGILICMIAALFFACKSASSTASTETALSTKLDKKTQVALKGNWVLTNVSYPGSDYIKVNSFDLADSKCFIGSTWSFISNNNKGTMALTSPSCTAFSSPIVWSINNQGLLVLKILDAGEKAKKVRDGYLLKVGGVTETSFQLIDNINVGGQVKDVVYQFQRAN